From the genome of Ectobacillus sp. JY-23, one region includes:
- a CDS encoding TerC family protein: protein MELDFLMSVLVIIGIDIVLGGDNAIVIALASRNLPAQQRNKAIFIGTGLAILIRILLTIVAVYLLKIPFLQLVGGILLLFIAYNLLTDDGDDLSNIKAGATLSAAIRTIVFADIVMGFDNILAIAGAANGHIILVVLGLLVSVPIIVWGSKIILTLMERFPALVYVGAGILAYTAGTMMLHEPRLEGFFAKYPIIDYALPIGMVLLVLLVGYTMNQIKMKKAHQ from the coding sequence ATGGAACTAGATTTTCTGATGTCCGTATTGGTCATTATCGGTATTGATATTGTCTTGGGCGGGGATAATGCCATTGTTATAGCTCTAGCTAGCCGTAACCTGCCAGCTCAACAGCGTAATAAAGCCATTTTTATTGGAACAGGATTAGCAATTCTAATTCGTATTTTACTTACCATTGTTGCTGTATACTTACTAAAAATTCCATTCCTGCAGCTTGTTGGAGGTATATTGCTGTTGTTTATTGCCTATAACTTGCTGACAGATGACGGTGATGATTTATCTAATATTAAAGCAGGGGCGACTCTTAGTGCTGCCATCCGTACAATCGTTTTCGCTGACATTGTCATGGGGTTTGATAATATTTTAGCGATTGCTGGCGCGGCTAATGGACACATTATACTAGTTGTACTTGGATTATTAGTCTCTGTACCTATTATTGTATGGGGCAGCAAAATTATTTTGACACTTATGGAAAGATTTCCTGCTTTAGTATATGTCGGTGCGGGCATTTTGGCATATACTGCCGGCACAATGATGCTACATGAACCAAGATTAGAAGGCTTTTTTGCAAAGTATCCAATCATAGACTACGCATTACCAATTGGTATGGTTCTTCTTGTACTATTAGTAGGTTACACAATGAATCAAATAAAAATGAAAAAGGCCCATCAATAA